In the genome of Dermacentor variabilis isolate Ectoservices chromosome 5, ASM5094787v1, whole genome shotgun sequence, one region contains:
- the LOC142582934 gene encoding acetylcholinesterase-1-like isoform X2, with translation MAMNKLPTVTLLAVTVISAASSHVVNTTCGLVRGIPISVKDKTVFGFLGIPYAQPPTGELRFRKPVPALPWKDVWDATTMPYSCMQLENVFLSAGFEDESRHSEDCLYLNLWTPRTDSSRRPVMVWLHGGAFIMGSASHSYNNGSVIAALGDVVVVAMNYRLGAFGFFTADTDDAPGNMAFHDQLLALHWVHDNIHNFGGDPDQVTLFGVSAGAISANLHLLSPLSRGLFKRAILQSGSLYSATFMSTTQEAIRVSNDFASTLGCVSNIDVDLLSHPELVVRCLRSKSADEILRAHIAFSRGKIISMRPVHGDEFMPKSHLLQIERGQFQGGEVLIGTNADEGSLFLFLGFPHLYPLKTTQPVSREDTQKVARVLLHALDAPVPDDLFDVYLDAQDGAGAISEDELLRGRLIDIVGDLFFVCPSVHFAHTYARHGNRVFYYSFEHRTEASIWGPWMGVPHSDEVQYVFGMPFRLPAHYTEDEARFSENIIDMWVTFAKTGNPSTRDTRWDEFQRSNGTYLSLRPRRYTTGSQLRRDQCQYWKRHLKYPQLDSAGARALENYPGKVMWFVDSVVSKISKFWMRVKSYSNKFL, from the exons ATGG caATGAACAAGCTTCCTACAGTGACGCTCCTGGCCGTGACCGTGATATCGGCAGCGTCGTCGCACGTCGTCAACACCACTTGCGGATTGGTGCGCGGCATTCCAATTTCCGTGAAAGACAAGACCGTGTTCGGTTTTCTCGGCATTCCGTATGCTCAACCACCGACGGGCGAACTTCGATTCCGAAAGCCTGTGCCAGCTTTGCCTTGGAAAGATGTGTGGGACGCGACAACAATGCCTTATTCGTGCATGCAACTCGAGAATGTGTTTCTCAGCGCCGGCTTCGAGGACGAGAGCCGGCACAGCGAAGACTGCCTCTACCTCAACCTGTGGACTCCTCGAACAGACTCCTCTAGGAGGCCTGTAATGGTATGGCTGCACGGTGGTGCGTTCATAATGGGATCGGCCAGCCATAGTTACAACAACGGCTCCGTGATTGCCGCCCTGGGTGACGTGGTAGTGGTCGCGATGAACTACCGGCTCGGCGCATTCGGTTTCTTCACTGCAGACACGGACGACGCCCCGGGCAATATGGCTTTCCACGACCAGCTGCTCGCGTTGCATTGGGTGCACGACAACATCCACAACTTCGGCGGTGATCCCGACCAAGTGACTCTCTTCGGAGTCAGCGCTGGAGCCATCTCGGCCAACCTGCACCTCCTGTCTCCCCTGAGCCGTGGCCTGTTCAAGCGTGCCATCTTGCAGAGTGGGAGCCTCTACTCCGCCACCTTCATGAGCACCACGCAGGAAGCCATACGGGTGTCGAACGACTTCGCCAGCACCCTCGGCTGCGTGAGCAACATAGACGTGGACCTACTCTCTCACCCGGAATTAGTCGTACGATGCCTGCGGTCCAAGAGCGCCGATGAGATCCTGCGCGCGCACATCGCCTTCTCACGAGGCAAGATCATCAGCATGAGGCCCGTGCACGGCGATGAATTCATGCCCAAATCCCACTTGCTGCAGATCGAAAGGGGCCAGTTCCAAGGCGGCGAGGTCCTGATCGGAACCAACGCAGACGAAGGGTCGCTCTTCCTCTTTCTCGGCTTTCCGCACCTCTATCCTCTCAAGACGACGCAACCTGTCTCCCGAGAGGACACGCAGAAAGTGGCCCGAGTCCTGCTGCACGCTTTGGACGCGCCGGTGCCTGACGACTTATTCGACGTGTATTTAGACGCTCAAGATGGCGCCGGTGCAATTAGCGAGGACGAGCTTCTGCGTGGGCGGCTAATTGATATCGTGGGCGACCTGTTCTTCGTCTGCCCCTCGGTGCACTTTGCCCACACGTACGCGAGGCACGGTAACCGCGTGTTCTACTACTCGTTCGAGCACCGCACCGAGGCCAGCATCTGGGGCCCCTGGATGGGCGTTCCGCATAGCGACGAAGTGCAGTACGTCTTCGGCATGCCCTTTAGGCTGCCCGCGCACTACACGGAAGACGAGGCGCGATTCTCCGAGAACATCATCGACATGTGGGTCACCTTCGCCAAGACAGG GAACCCAAGCACTCGAGACACGCGCTGGGACGAGTTTCAACGGAGCAACGGCACCTATCTGTCTCTGCGGCCCCGGCGATACACGACGGGCTCGCAGCTGCGCCGAGACCAGTGCCAGTACTGGAAGCGGCACTTGAAGTACCCGCAGCTAGACTCCGCCGGTGCGCGAGCTCTCGAGAACTATCCGGGAAAAGTGATGTGGTTTGTCGACAGCGTCGTGTCGAAGATCAGCAAATTCTGGATGAGGGTGAAATCGTACAGCAATAAGTTTCTATGA
- the LOC142582934 gene encoding acetylcholinesterase-1-like isoform X1, producing the protein MRPHAGGFQRAMNKLPTVTLLAVTVISAASSHVVNTTCGLVRGIPISVKDKTVFGFLGIPYAQPPTGELRFRKPVPALPWKDVWDATTMPYSCMQLENVFLSAGFEDESRHSEDCLYLNLWTPRTDSSRRPVMVWLHGGAFIMGSASHSYNNGSVIAALGDVVVVAMNYRLGAFGFFTADTDDAPGNMAFHDQLLALHWVHDNIHNFGGDPDQVTLFGVSAGAISANLHLLSPLSRGLFKRAILQSGSLYSATFMSTTQEAIRVSNDFASTLGCVSNIDVDLLSHPELVVRCLRSKSADEILRAHIAFSRGKIISMRPVHGDEFMPKSHLLQIERGQFQGGEVLIGTNADEGSLFLFLGFPHLYPLKTTQPVSREDTQKVARVLLHALDAPVPDDLFDVYLDAQDGAGAISEDELLRGRLIDIVGDLFFVCPSVHFAHTYARHGNRVFYYSFEHRTEASIWGPWMGVPHSDEVQYVFGMPFRLPAHYTEDEARFSENIIDMWVTFAKTGNPSTRDTRWDEFQRSNGTYLSLRPRRYTTGSQLRRDQCQYWKRHLKYPQLDSAGARALENYPGKVMWFVDSVVSKISKFWMRVKSYSNKFL; encoded by the exons ATGCGGCCACATGCAGGAGGGTTTCAAAGAG caATGAACAAGCTTCCTACAGTGACGCTCCTGGCCGTGACCGTGATATCGGCAGCGTCGTCGCACGTCGTCAACACCACTTGCGGATTGGTGCGCGGCATTCCAATTTCCGTGAAAGACAAGACCGTGTTCGGTTTTCTCGGCATTCCGTATGCTCAACCACCGACGGGCGAACTTCGATTCCGAAAGCCTGTGCCAGCTTTGCCTTGGAAAGATGTGTGGGACGCGACAACAATGCCTTATTCGTGCATGCAACTCGAGAATGTGTTTCTCAGCGCCGGCTTCGAGGACGAGAGCCGGCACAGCGAAGACTGCCTCTACCTCAACCTGTGGACTCCTCGAACAGACTCCTCTAGGAGGCCTGTAATGGTATGGCTGCACGGTGGTGCGTTCATAATGGGATCGGCCAGCCATAGTTACAACAACGGCTCCGTGATTGCCGCCCTGGGTGACGTGGTAGTGGTCGCGATGAACTACCGGCTCGGCGCATTCGGTTTCTTCACTGCAGACACGGACGACGCCCCGGGCAATATGGCTTTCCACGACCAGCTGCTCGCGTTGCATTGGGTGCACGACAACATCCACAACTTCGGCGGTGATCCCGACCAAGTGACTCTCTTCGGAGTCAGCGCTGGAGCCATCTCGGCCAACCTGCACCTCCTGTCTCCCCTGAGCCGTGGCCTGTTCAAGCGTGCCATCTTGCAGAGTGGGAGCCTCTACTCCGCCACCTTCATGAGCACCACGCAGGAAGCCATACGGGTGTCGAACGACTTCGCCAGCACCCTCGGCTGCGTGAGCAACATAGACGTGGACCTACTCTCTCACCCGGAATTAGTCGTACGATGCCTGCGGTCCAAGAGCGCCGATGAGATCCTGCGCGCGCACATCGCCTTCTCACGAGGCAAGATCATCAGCATGAGGCCCGTGCACGGCGATGAATTCATGCCCAAATCCCACTTGCTGCAGATCGAAAGGGGCCAGTTCCAAGGCGGCGAGGTCCTGATCGGAACCAACGCAGACGAAGGGTCGCTCTTCCTCTTTCTCGGCTTTCCGCACCTCTATCCTCTCAAGACGACGCAACCTGTCTCCCGAGAGGACACGCAGAAAGTGGCCCGAGTCCTGCTGCACGCTTTGGACGCGCCGGTGCCTGACGACTTATTCGACGTGTATTTAGACGCTCAAGATGGCGCCGGTGCAATTAGCGAGGACGAGCTTCTGCGTGGGCGGCTAATTGATATCGTGGGCGACCTGTTCTTCGTCTGCCCCTCGGTGCACTTTGCCCACACGTACGCGAGGCACGGTAACCGCGTGTTCTACTACTCGTTCGAGCACCGCACCGAGGCCAGCATCTGGGGCCCCTGGATGGGCGTTCCGCATAGCGACGAAGTGCAGTACGTCTTCGGCATGCCCTTTAGGCTGCCCGCGCACTACACGGAAGACGAGGCGCGATTCTCCGAGAACATCATCGACATGTGGGTCACCTTCGCCAAGACAGG GAACCCAAGCACTCGAGACACGCGCTGGGACGAGTTTCAACGGAGCAACGGCACCTATCTGTCTCTGCGGCCCCGGCGATACACGACGGGCTCGCAGCTGCGCCGAGACCAGTGCCAGTACTGGAAGCGGCACTTGAAGTACCCGCAGCTAGACTCCGCCGGTGCGCGAGCTCTCGAGAACTATCCGGGAAAAGTGATGTGGTTTGTCGACAGCGTCGTGTCGAAGATCAGCAAATTCTGGATGAGGGTGAAATCGTACAGCAATAAGTTTCTATGA